The following proteins are co-located in the Syngnathus scovelli strain Florida chromosome 5, RoL_Ssco_1.2, whole genome shotgun sequence genome:
- the LOC125969456 gene encoding docking protein 1 isoform X1 → MDSPTKIGQVYLQPRKAGKKWKPVLLSLVPPSNNGVGRLEIQFIAGGGGAREHIGGLKRHQQLQESKIKVVRLSELISVQRLPPNAEACPMENMSAFCVESQDRTMVFATQKDDCVDWVEKLCQGTFQRSTGSDTNELRMEENQIYATTNDEFSVVVQRTDAAIRCGLQGSYWLQVGQKTLLLKDTQKVNIVRQWPYELLRRYGKDKLALTIEAGRRCDSGPGTFTFETQHSEKIFNLIQSTIKKKTLAVTSSNLHQEEDKGLVAKKQVHSPLPEIPEMTSAASIRENANLQIDTSPGTEDNMVCQDCSAHLSENQLQPPPITLMPLPMVPIFDKPSRDLHGCQPEAEYANPADCIKNLPKPQATMSHVYVDPASVLPLHPPTSKETINPGSKSFIPHPCSITSHPDSVYSEVYDKVNVGKNEQNASSSEQHFKHLTEEEPIYAVPVRKEDEVSDKDETKPDPFTHLYAQVNKTPSSSSPSSTPPPSSSSSLVSSIAAAKISDNPLDDVIYENLGII, encoded by the exons ATGGATTCTCCCACGAAAATAGGGCAGGTTTACTTACAACCTCGCAAAGCTGGCAAA AAATGGAAGCCTGTGTTGTTGTCACTGGTTCCACCCAGCAACAATGGGGTTGGTCGATTGGAGATTCAGTTTATAGCAG GTGGCGGTGGAGCAAGGGAACATATTGGAGGGCTGAAGAGACACCAGCAGTTGCAAGAAAGCAAGATCAAAGTGGTCCGACTCTCTGAGCTTATAAGTGTCCAAAGACTCCCACCAAATGCTGAAGCCTGTCCCATG GAAAACATGTCCGCTTTTTGTGTGGAGTCGCAAGACAGAACAATGGTTTTTGCTACACAAAAAGATGATTGTGTGGACTGGGTAGAGAAACTTTGTCAAGGAACCTTTCAG AGGAGCACTGGCTCAGACACTAATGAGCTTCGTATGGAGGAAAATCAGATATATGCAACGACAAATGATG AGTTCAGTGTGGTGGTGCAAAGGACAGATGCAGCGATACGTTGTGGACTGCAGGGATCATACTGGCTACAGGTTGGACAAAAGACCCTGCTTTTGAAAGATACCCAGAAAGTCAACATTGTAAGACAATGGCCATATGAACTGCTACGACGATATGGTAAAGATAAG TTGGCCTTAACGATTGAAGCAGGAAGAAGATGTGACAGTGGTCCTGGAACATTCACCTTTGAAACACAACACTCTGAGAAAATATTCAACCTGATTCAGAGCACAATCAAGAAAAAGACTTTAGCTGTTACATCAAGTAACCTTCATCAGGAAGAAGATAAAGGTTTAGTTGCCAAGAAACAAGTTCATTCCCCTCTGCCTGAAATACCAGAGATGACCAGTGCGGCCTCCATTCGGGAAAACGCAAATTTACAGATAGACACATCTCCCGGCACAGAAGACAATATGGTATGTCAAGATTGTTCTGCTCACTTATCCGAAAATCAATTACAGCCACCTCCAATCACTCTCATGCCTCTCCCAATGGTCCCAATATTTGACAAACCCTCTCGAGATCTTCATGGTTGCCAACCTGAAGCGGAATATGCCAACCCAGCTGACTGCATCAAAAATTTACCAAAACCTCAAGCTACCATGTCTCATGTGTATGTGGACCCCGCAAGTGTTCTTCCCCTTCATCCTCCAACTTCAAAAGAAACTATAAATCCAGGCTCCAAGTCATTCATACCACACCCTTGCTCCATCACCAGTCACCCAGATTCTGTTTATTCCGAAGTGTACGATAAAGTCAATGTGGGCAAGAATGAACAAAATGCCAGTTCAAGTGAGCAACATTTTAagcatttgacagaggaggaacCAATTTATGCTGTACCCGTGAGGAAGGAAGATGAAGTTTCTGATAAAGATGAAACCAAACCAGACCCTTTTACCCATCTCTATGCTCAAGTGAACAAAACACCTTCATCATCTAGTCCCTCTTCAACACCACctccctcctcttcatcatctttAGTGAGCAGCATCGCTGCTGCCAAAATCTCGGACAACCCTCTTGATGATGTAATCTATGAAAACCTGGGCATCATTTAG
- the LOC125969456 gene encoding docking protein 1 isoform X2: MENMSAFCVESQDRTMVFATQKDDCVDWVEKLCQGTFQRSTGSDTNELRMEENQIYATTNDEFSVVVQRTDAAIRCGLQGSYWLQVGQKTLLLKDTQKVNIVRQWPYELLRRYGKDKLALTIEAGRRCDSGPGTFTFETQHSEKIFNLIQSTIKKKTLAVTSSNLHQEEDKGLVAKKQVHSPLPEIPEMTSAASIRENANLQIDTSPGTEDNMVCQDCSAHLSENQLQPPPITLMPLPMVPIFDKPSRDLHGCQPEAEYANPADCIKNLPKPQATMSHVYVDPASVLPLHPPTSKETINPGSKSFIPHPCSITSHPDSVYSEVYDKVNVGKNEQNASSSEQHFKHLTEEEPIYAVPVRKEDEVSDKDETKPDPFTHLYAQVNKTPSSSSPSSTPPPSSSSSLVSSIAAAKISDNPLDDVIYENLGII; this comes from the exons ATG GAAAACATGTCCGCTTTTTGTGTGGAGTCGCAAGACAGAACAATGGTTTTTGCTACACAAAAAGATGATTGTGTGGACTGGGTAGAGAAACTTTGTCAAGGAACCTTTCAG AGGAGCACTGGCTCAGACACTAATGAGCTTCGTATGGAGGAAAATCAGATATATGCAACGACAAATGATG AGTTCAGTGTGGTGGTGCAAAGGACAGATGCAGCGATACGTTGTGGACTGCAGGGATCATACTGGCTACAGGTTGGACAAAAGACCCTGCTTTTGAAAGATACCCAGAAAGTCAACATTGTAAGACAATGGCCATATGAACTGCTACGACGATATGGTAAAGATAAG TTGGCCTTAACGATTGAAGCAGGAAGAAGATGTGACAGTGGTCCTGGAACATTCACCTTTGAAACACAACACTCTGAGAAAATATTCAACCTGATTCAGAGCACAATCAAGAAAAAGACTTTAGCTGTTACATCAAGTAACCTTCATCAGGAAGAAGATAAAGGTTTAGTTGCCAAGAAACAAGTTCATTCCCCTCTGCCTGAAATACCAGAGATGACCAGTGCGGCCTCCATTCGGGAAAACGCAAATTTACAGATAGACACATCTCCCGGCACAGAAGACAATATGGTATGTCAAGATTGTTCTGCTCACTTATCCGAAAATCAATTACAGCCACCTCCAATCACTCTCATGCCTCTCCCAATGGTCCCAATATTTGACAAACCCTCTCGAGATCTTCATGGTTGCCAACCTGAAGCGGAATATGCCAACCCAGCTGACTGCATCAAAAATTTACCAAAACCTCAAGCTACCATGTCTCATGTGTATGTGGACCCCGCAAGTGTTCTTCCCCTTCATCCTCCAACTTCAAAAGAAACTATAAATCCAGGCTCCAAGTCATTCATACCACACCCTTGCTCCATCACCAGTCACCCAGATTCTGTTTATTCCGAAGTGTACGATAAAGTCAATGTGGGCAAGAATGAACAAAATGCCAGTTCAAGTGAGCAACATTTTAagcatttgacagaggaggaacCAATTTATGCTGTACCCGTGAGGAAGGAAGATGAAGTTTCTGATAAAGATGAAACCAAACCAGACCCTTTTACCCATCTCTATGCTCAAGTGAACAAAACACCTTCATCATCTAGTCCCTCTTCAACACCACctccctcctcttcatcatctttAGTGAGCAGCATCGCTGCTGCCAAAATCTCGGACAACCCTCTTGATGATGTAATCTATGAAAACCTGGGCATCATTTAG